The sequence GAATTCGGGAAGAACGGGTTCCTAACCCGAAGAGCATGGAGATGATCGGTCATGGTGAAAAGCTTTTCCGCCGGCAAGGTTCTTTTCGGTGACGGGAGGCTGGTCCTCGTGGCGGGGCCCTGCGTCCTCGAGGACCGGGAGACGGCCCTTTCCATAGCGCGGGAGGTCTCGGGTATATGCGGCAGGCTGGGCATGCCCTACGTCTTCAAGGCCTCCTTCGACAAGGCCAACAGGACCTCCATCCACAGCTTCAGGGGTCCTGGCCTGGAGAAGGGCCTCCAGTGGCTTGCCGAGGTGAAGAGATCCGTCGGCTGTCCCGTCCTGACGGATATACACCTCCCCGGCCAGGCCGAAAGAGTGGCCGAGGTGGTGGACATTATCCAGATACCGGCCTTTCTCTGCAGGCAGACCGACCTCGTCGTCGCCGCCGCGGCCACGGGCAGGGCGGTGAAC is a genomic window of Thermovirga sp. containing:
- the kdsA gene encoding 3-deoxy-8-phosphooctulonate synthase; its protein translation is MVKSFSAGKVLFGDGRLVLVAGPCVLEDRETALSIAREVSGICGRLGMPYVFKASFDKANRTSIHSFRGPGLEKGLQWLAEVKRSVGCPVLTDIHLPGQAERVAEVVDIIQIPAFLCRQTDLVVAAAATGRAVNIKKGQFLAPVDMGQAVSKCLEAGNDKVILCERGST